A stretch of Ipomoea triloba cultivar NCNSP0323 chromosome 11, ASM357664v1 DNA encodes these proteins:
- the LOC115997002 gene encoding uncharacterized protein LOC115997002: MGRETRDPAALGSSIALLQERFRQLQRAREQREVRELKLLFEPQVMSPARSFEAGKKPVFVQESGLVPFGEGDRDPLTLGLNLSSRQADFQAMKKRALLWGDQKISVSTGYRKMENCDVDTSLHL; encoded by the coding sequence ATGGGGAGGGAAACCAGGGACCCAGCAGCTTTAGGGTCTTCAATTGCACTTCTGCAAGAAAGATTCAGGCAGCTGCAGAGGGCAAGAGAGCAGAGAGAGGTGAGGGAACTGAAGCTGCTGTTTGAGCCTCAAGTTATGAGTCCTGCCAGGAGTTTTGAGGCGGGAAAAAAGCCGGTTTTCGTGCAAGAATCGGGCTTGGTTCCGTTTGGGGAAGGCGATAGGGATCCACTCACACTTGGGCTCAACTTGAGCAGCAGACAGGCAGATTTTCAGGCTATGAAGAAAAGGGCATTATTGTGGGGTGATCAGAAGATCAGTGTGAGCACAGGATATAGAAAGATGGAAAACTGTGATGTGGATACCTCTCTTCATCTGTAG